AAACCGGATGCGGCGGTGGTGGATGTGTATCTGCCGGCGCAGGGCGGCGAGTCGATTTCGCTGACCGGAGAAGACATGCAGGCCGGCAGCAAGATCCTGCAAAAAGGGACTGTCATCGGCCCGGCGGAGATGGCCCTGTTGGCGACGGTCGGGTTGGCCGCCGTACCGGTCTGCCGCAAACCGATCATCGGCGTGCTGTCAAGCGGCAGCGAACTGGTCAGCCTGGATCAGCCGCTGCCGTACGGCAAAATTTACAACAGCAACTCGTATATGCTGGCCGGCCTGATCAGCCAATGGGGAGGCATCCCTTACCTGTTGGAACAGGTCGACGACGAAGTCGAGCATGTGGAGCAGGCGATCCGTACGGCGCTCCCGGTCGTCGATGCGTTGGTGACGACCGGCGGCGTGTCGGTCGGCGATTTTGATGTGATGCGGACAGCGTACCATCTGGCGGGCGGCCAGATTCATTTTTGGAAAGTGAACATGCGGCCCGGCACTCCGTTTACGTTTGCGACGGTACAGGAAACACCGATCTTCGGCTTGTCCGGCAACCCGGCGGCCGCGTTCGTCAACGCGGTGCTGTTTTTGCAGCCGGGCATCCGCGCCCTGGCAGGCTGTTCGCAGCCGCTAACGCCGCCGGTACAAGTGGTGTTGGCGGATGAGCTGCAGGTAAAAGCGATCGGCATGGATCGTTTCCTGCGGGCCAAAATCGTGATCGAAGCCGGCCAGGCAGCCGCCTATCCGCTCCCTTTCGGGCAAAGTGCAGGCGTGATGTCGACGTTGGCTGGCATTCAGGGGTTCATCCGGATCCCCGCCAGGACGGAGGTCAAACGCGGGGACCTGGTTGAAGCGTACCTGCTTGACAAGCCGCTACCTGGCAACGGACAAGCCGGAGGCGATGATGCGTGAGCGGCAGCAAACGGGCTCTGGCTGGCGGGAGGGGTACCGGATGAGCGGGAGCAAACCGCCCGTTCCCGCGTTTGCGGTGGTCGGCTATAAAAACACCGGCAAAACCACTCTGGTGTGCAAACTGGTGGCCGAACTGAAACGGCGGGGATACCGCGTCGGAACGTTAAAGCATGATGCGCACGATTTTCAGCTCGATTATGAGGGAACGGACACGTTCAAACACCGGCAGGCGGGGGCGGACATGGTGGCGATCGCAAGCTCCGGAAAATGGGCGGTTCAGGCCTGGTCCACGGGCTCCCCGTCATTGGAAGGCATGTTGAGCCGGTTGGATGCCGTCGACCTGGTAATTGTCGAAGGGTACAAGCAAGGCAACCTTCCGAAAATCGTGATGGCGGATCGGGATGGTGCGATTTTTTGCAACGAACGGCTGGAAAATGTGAAGGCGGTGGCGGCCGCTGGCGGCGAGGCGCCGCTTGCCCCTGCTTCTGTCGAAGTGTATGATAGAAATGATATCGTTTCATTCGTTCAACTGATTTTACGCACGTTTGCCCTGGAGCAGGAGGAGCGCGATGGATAAAGAACAACATCTGGTCGAGCATCTGGCGGAACTGCGCAAGCGGTTGGTCATCACGCTGCTTGCGTTCGTTCTGTTTCTAGCCGTTTCATTTGCGTTCGTCGGGGACATTCTGCGATTCTTGCAGCACGCGGCCCCGCCGGGGGCGACCATGGTGGTGCTGGGTCCGGCGGAAGTGCTGCGCGTGTATATGATTGTGGCGGGGGTGGCGGCGATCGGCATGACGATTCCGGTCCTGCTGTACCAGGCGTGGAAGTTTGTGGCACCCGGTCTGACTGAGACGGAACGAAAGGTGACGGCCGGCTTTATTCCGGTGATCACCTTTGTTTTCTTTGCTGGCCTGGCATTTGGCTATTTTTTCATCTTTCCGACCGTCTACGGTTTTTTTGTTACACTGGGGTCGCAACACTTTACCGTGATGCAGAATGCGGCCAATTATTTATCGTTCATGGCGAATATCGTCGTCCCGTTCGGCTTTATTTTTGAGCTGCCAATTCTCGTGCTGTTTCTGACAAGGCTGGGGATTTTGACGCCCGAGTTCCTGGCGAAAAACCGGAAATACGCTTACTTTGTCTTGACGGTGGCGGGCGTCGTGCTGTCGCCGCCGGAACCGGTGAGCGACATCATCACCACACTGCCGTTGATTTTGCTGTATGAAATCGGTGTCACGCTGTCCCGCATCGCCTACAAGAAACGATTGAAGCGGCTGCAGGCGAGCGGATTGGCCGACTGACTGCAGCCGATCAGCCGGCCGTGCAGGCAAGCGGCCCTACTGACTGTGCGAATACGATGCAAACCGGTCTTCTGAGATCGGTTTTTGTTGCAGATGGGGGGAACGGGAGAAAGTGACGCCAAGTGTCCTGCTGTTTGTGATTCTGCCCGCAGGAGATTGGAGGAGGCGAACCACTTGATCAAAGCGGTTGTGTTCGATTTTGACGGGTTGATTTTCGATACGGAGACACATGAATACCGGGTGTTGCAAGAAATTTACGGGGAGTACGGGGCGGAACTTCCGCTCGACGTGTGGGGGCAGTGTGTCGGTACGCATGCCAATTTTTTCGATGCGTATGCGTATCTGGAATCCTGCACCGGCAAGCCGGTCGATCGGGAGGTGCTCGGCAAGCGGCGGCTGGAGATGTTTGAAGAGCGGGTGCAAACCGAAACGGCGCTGCCGGGTGTGGAGAACTACCTGGCGGCGGCCAAACGGCTCGGGTTAAAAATCGGCCTCGCGTCCAGTTCGAGCCGGCAATGGGTGACCCGCTGGCTGACGAAGTTGAACCTGATCGACTATTTTGAGTGCATCCGTACATCGGATGATGTGGAGCATGTGAAACCGGATCCTGCCTTGTACCTGCGGGCGTTGGAGTGCCTGGGCGTAGAACCGTGGCAGGCGATCGCCTTTGAGGATTCGCCAAACGGTGCGCTGGCGGCCAAGCGGGCCGGCATGCACGTGGTGATCGTGCCCAATTTTGTGACGCGGTCGCTTCCATTCGGCGAGCACGATCTGCGTCTCGATTCGCTGGCGGAGCTGGAACTGGAGCAGGTCATCGAACGCTTGGAGAAATAATGAGCGGCAGAACAACACGACGGAGTAAAACGGCGGAAGGCTTGCTTCCGTCGTTTTTGTTGCGGTTTGGATCAGTTCTTCCGGACGGCCCCATTTGTTCCAGTGGCTGATGCACGATTGACATCGGCCAGAAATATGATAGCATCTAATTAGATAATTATAAAATTAGATGTTTATCGAAACGTTGATTTTCTCCGGGGACGAAGGAGGGTACTGGATCATGGAGCGAGCGAGTCGGCTGAGGGGAGCCGGGCTGTTGCGGGAAAACCGTCTGTTTCGCCGGCTGTTTCTGGCCGCGTCCATCAGTTCGTTAGGCGATTGGTTCAACAATATCGCGGTGTTAAGCGTAATTCTTCAGTTCACCGGATCTCCGGCCGCCGTCGGTCTGACCCTGGCCATGCGCGTTTTGCCGTATCTGCTGGTCGGGCCGCTCGGTGGCGTGTGGAGCGACCGGATTCGACGAACCGCGATCATGATCAGCAGCGACCTGGCCCGTGCTGTGCTGGCGCTTGGATTTTTGCTGGTAACGGATGCGCCGCGTATATGGTGGGCCTATCTGCTGACCGGTTTGTTGGTGGTGTTTTCCGCTCTGTACATGCCGGCCCGCTCCGCCTACCTGACAAGCATCGTGGAAAAACAGTCGCTCAGCCGGGCGAATGGTCTGCTGGCAGGCAGCAACGGACTGGTGATGGTGGTTGGCTTTGGGCTGGGCGGTCTCGTGGTTGCCAAGTTTGGTCCGACTGCCGCTTTCCTCTTGAATTCGCTGTCTTTTTTGATGTCCGCCTGGTTGCTGCGGCCGGGCGCTTTGCAGGAGAAAAAAGAGTCCGTGACGCCGCCGGATGTCGGTTCGTTTTGGCGGGAATTTCGCACGGGCGTGCGAGCGATTGGCGAAAACAGGCCGGTCGCCCTGTTGTTTTTGCTGGATATCGGCTGGTCGATCGGCGGCGGGGCGATTAACGTTTTGATATCGGTGATGGCCTACCAGGTGTACGACACGGGCAGCTCGGGCATGGGGATGTTATACGCTTCACTGGGGTCG
The window above is part of the Effusibacillus pohliae DSM 22757 genome. Proteins encoded here:
- a CDS encoding molybdopterin molybdotransferase MoeA, with translation MMRVGLSVEEAVREVLAHLKPVASIEMNIKDSFGYTLAEDMYAAIPVPPFDRAMMDGFAIRSADVQSATPERPVKLRVRGRIGAGESSDAELQEGEAIRIMTGAPIPKGADAVARFEITDGADKPDAAVVDVYLPAQGGESISLTGEDMQAGSKILQKGTVIGPAEMALLATVGLAAVPVCRKPIIGVLSSGSELVSLDQPLPYGKIYNSNSYMLAGLISQWGGIPYLLEQVDDEVEHVEQAIRTALPVVDALVTTGGVSVGDFDVMRTAYHLAGGQIHFWKVNMRPGTPFTFATVQETPIFGLSGNPAAAFVNAVLFLQPGIRALAGCSQPLTPPVQVVLADELQVKAIGMDRFLRAKIVIEAGQAAAYPLPFGQSAGVMSTLAGIQGFIRIPARTEVKRGDLVEAYLLDKPLPGNGQAGGDDA
- the mobB gene encoding molybdopterin-guanine dinucleotide biosynthesis protein B, which translates into the protein MSGSKPPVPAFAVVGYKNTGKTTLVCKLVAELKRRGYRVGTLKHDAHDFQLDYEGTDTFKHRQAGADMVAIASSGKWAVQAWSTGSPSLEGMLSRLDAVDLVIVEGYKQGNLPKIVMADRDGAIFCNERLENVKAVAAAGGEAPLAPASVEVYDRNDIVSFVQLILRTFALEQEERDG
- the tatC gene encoding twin-arginine translocase subunit TatC, with the protein product MDKEQHLVEHLAELRKRLVITLLAFVLFLAVSFAFVGDILRFLQHAAPPGATMVVLGPAEVLRVYMIVAGVAAIGMTIPVLLYQAWKFVAPGLTETERKVTAGFIPVITFVFFAGLAFGYFFIFPTVYGFFVTLGSQHFTVMQNAANYLSFMANIVVPFGFIFELPILVLFLTRLGILTPEFLAKNRKYAYFVLTVAGVVLSPPEPVSDIITTLPLILLYEIGVTLSRIAYKKRLKRLQASGLAD
- a CDS encoding HAD family hydrolase — protein: MIKAVVFDFDGLIFDTETHEYRVLQEIYGEYGAELPLDVWGQCVGTHANFFDAYAYLESCTGKPVDREVLGKRRLEMFEERVQTETALPGVENYLAAAKRLGLKIGLASSSSRQWVTRWLTKLNLIDYFECIRTSDDVEHVKPDPALYLRALECLGVEPWQAIAFEDSPNGALAAKRAGMHVVIVPNFVTRSLPFGEHDLRLDSLAELELEQVIERLEK
- a CDS encoding MFS transporter, which encodes MERASRLRGAGLLRENRLFRRLFLAASISSLGDWFNNIAVLSVILQFTGSPAAVGLTLAMRVLPYLLVGPLGGVWSDRIRRTAIMISSDLARAVLALGFLLVTDAPRIWWAYLLTGLLVVFSALYMPARSAYLTSIVEKQSLSRANGLLAGSNGLVMVVGFGLGGLVVAKFGPTAAFLLNSLSFLMSAWLLRPGALQEKKESVTPPDVGSFWREFRTGVRAIGENRPVALLFLLDIGWSIGGGAINVLISVMAYQVYDTGSSGMGMLYASLGSGTIAGSLIAGKWLHDQTGKMQTAAGVSFLLDAVSHILFANSVSPCLGNLALAGAGLAGAAGNAAIFSLIAMVTAHEVQGRVFSILHTAGSCVLALSMMAAGWLTVPFGPRLLGTVGGAVILLFSIVYLIFQCFGPRVKNARREFDAT